Proteins from one Sulfurovum sp. TSL1 genomic window:
- a CDS encoding coproporphyrinogen III oxidase, whose product MIIPAKSPQAKEAYTLVDGLQAYFVSKLNALALQFGKGRACEAVSWERDGGEHGGGVRYEARDSVVYDRGSVNISQVHYDDDESKKLGSATAISTIIHPRNPHAPSMHMHISWTQMKDGSGYWRVMADLNPSLLGESEADKKRFSDLLKKVTGELYEEGAAQGDRYFYIPVLGRHRGVSHFYLEGYNSGNFEEDKAFVLKVGESVIETYIDIVTKKLMEYPTFTEEEKEEQLAYHTLYLFQVLTLDRGTTSGLLVHDQNDVGIMGSIPSHVNRDLLASWVEKMPQPQDLLVQALLKALPDAMPTPVEEKTKKALAYAVRQHYKKYPEALSMQASGEIIPPTVDNHS is encoded by the coding sequence ATGATCATTCCTGCAAAATCACCTCAGGCAAAAGAAGCATATACTCTTGTAGACGGATTGCAGGCTTATTTTGTTTCAAAACTCAATGCCCTGGCGTTACAGTTTGGAAAGGGCAGGGCCTGTGAAGCTGTTTCATGGGAACGTGACGGGGGTGAACACGGTGGCGGTGTACGGTATGAAGCCAGAGACTCTGTGGTATATGACAGAGGTTCGGTCAATATTTCCCAAGTTCACTATGATGACGATGAGAGTAAAAAGTTAGGTTCGGCCACTGCGATCTCCACGATCATACACCCGCGTAATCCTCATGCACCCTCTATGCATATGCATATCTCCTGGACACAGATGAAAGACGGGAGCGGGTATTGGCGTGTCATGGCTGACCTAAATCCTTCCCTGTTAGGCGAATCAGAGGCTGATAAAAAACGTTTTTCTGACTTGCTCAAAAAAGTCACAGGAGAACTCTATGAAGAGGGCGCTGCACAGGGTGACAGATATTTTTATATTCCTGTACTGGGACGACATCGCGGGGTAAGCCATTTTTATCTTGAAGGGTACAATAGCGGCAACTTTGAAGAAGATAAAGCATTTGTCCTGAAAGTAGGCGAAAGTGTGATAGAGACCTATATTGACATTGTTACGAAAAAATTAATGGAGTATCCTACCTTTACAGAGGAAGAGAAAGAAGAGCAGCTGGCGTATCATACACTCTATCTTTTCCAGGTCCTTACCCTGGACAGGGGTACCACATCCGGTCTGCTTGTCCATGATCAGAATGATGTAGGTATCATGGGTTCCATCCCTTCTCATGTGAACAGAGATCTCCTGGCTTCCTGGGTAGAAAAAATGCCTCAGCCTCAAGATCTCTTAGTACAGGCACTACTCAAAGCGTTACCGGATGCAATGCCCACACCGGTAGAAGAGAAGACTAAAAAAGCTTTAGCGTATGCAGTACGTCAACACTATAAAAAATATCCTGAAGCACTCAGTATGCAAGCCAGTGGGGAGATCATCCCTCCGACCGTTGATAACCACAGTTAA
- the queC gene encoding 7-cyano-7-deazaguanine synthase QueC, which yields MKKAVCIISGGMDSALSAKIAQNEGYEIIALHFNYGQRTADKELECFRKIATDVNASETYEIDLPFFEQIGASALTDQSIDVPTGGLEEGVPVTYVPFRNGIFLSIAAAVAEKHGAQALFIGVVEEDSSGYPDCRKSYIEQMQKAINLGTKDETDLEIRMPLVALKKSQIVQKALALKVPLKDTWSCYKSEEMACGVCDSCRLRLKGFEEAGSVDPILYA from the coding sequence ATGAAAAAAGCCGTATGTATTATTTCTGGAGGTATGGACAGTGCCCTGAGCGCTAAAATAGCGCAAAATGAAGGGTATGAAATTATCGCTTTGCACTTTAACTATGGTCAACGTACAGCGGATAAAGAACTTGAATGTTTCAGAAAGATCGCTACGGATGTGAATGCGTCTGAAACGTATGAGATCGATCTGCCTTTTTTTGAACAGATCGGTGCTTCTGCTTTGACAGATCAAAGCATTGATGTACCTACGGGAGGGTTGGAAGAGGGGGTGCCTGTGACCTATGTACCTTTCCGAAACGGTATCTTTCTCTCCATTGCTGCGGCAGTAGCAGAAAAACATGGTGCACAGGCACTCTTTATAGGCGTGGTGGAAGAAGACAGTTCAGGCTATCCTGACTGTCGTAAGAGCTACATCGAGCAAATGCAAAAAGCGATCAATCTTGGCACAAAAGATGAAACAGATCTGGAGATAAGAATGCCATTGGTGGCTTTGAAAAAAAGTCAGATCGTGCAAAAGGCCCTAGCGCTCAAAGTCCCACTGAAAGATACATGGAGTTGCTATAAATCAGAAGAGATGGCTTGCGGCGTATGTGACAGCTGCCGATTGAGATTAAAAGGGTTTGAAGAAGCGGGAAGTGTAGACCCGATTCTTTATGCGTAG
- the ybeY gene encoding rRNA maturation RNase YbeY produces MIDLDNQTPLAVDLEALEKIADTLSTKEVELIITDDETMQKLNAEHRGKNKVTDVLSFPMETPFTEQSIFGMPLGSIIIAASFVKEKAAEFGHSTQDELSLLFIHGMLHLLGFDHENDQGEMRMREKELIMQFNLPESLIVRTEEH; encoded by the coding sequence ATGATAGACTTAGATAATCAAACACCACTGGCAGTTGACCTGGAAGCATTGGAGAAGATAGCAGATACGCTTTCTACCAAAGAAGTAGAGCTGATCATCACCGATGATGAAACGATGCAGAAACTCAATGCAGAGCATAGAGGTAAGAACAAGGTCACAGATGTACTCTCGTTCCCCATGGAAACACCTTTCACGGAGCAATCTATCTTTGGTATGCCGTTAGGCTCCATCATTATTGCAGCGTCATTTGTCAAAGAAAAGGCAGCGGAATTTGGGCACAGTACTCAAGATGAACTCTCACTTTTGTTCATTCATGGTATGTTGCATCTGCTGGGCTTTGACCATGAAAATGACCAGGGTGAAATGAGAATGAGAGAAAAAGAGCTCATCATGCAGTTTAACCTGCCTGAGAGTCTAATTGTCAGAACGGAGGAACATTGA
- a CDS encoding calcium/sodium antiporter has translation MSFVIFVIALGVLIWGADLIINQSERIALKFNIPEFIIGATLIALGTSLPEMAASIAASLSNKPDIAIANVIGSNILNITLVLAAVFLIATKINPSRDFFAKDSTWALVPVLVFILMILDGVITRFDASLLLLLMGAYLVFLLQDAKNIPEEDLDDLDIGTFSWTKSILILAGGFVLVIIGAHFTVESASDIAKSFGISEWIIGIIMVSLGTSLPELVVSISAAVKGKVDMAIGNIIGSNMANTSVVLGAAAFAKPMSIDAPAYIFDIATMIVATLILVFITANKLYNKSAGLSLIIILGLFLNNTLQNM, from the coding sequence TTGAGTTTTGTTATTTTTGTGATTGCCCTGGGTGTGTTGATATGGGGTGCTGACCTGATCATAAACCAAAGTGAACGCATCGCGTTAAAGTTCAATATACCAGAGTTCATTATCGGTGCAACGCTCATAGCACTCGGTACCTCCCTCCCTGAAATGGCAGCCAGTATCGCTGCAAGTCTCAGCAATAAGCCTGATATAGCCATAGCCAACGTGATAGGAAGCAATATACTCAATATCACCCTTGTATTGGCAGCCGTTTTTCTTATAGCCACAAAGATCAATCCAAGCAGAGATTTCTTTGCCAAAGACAGTACCTGGGCACTGGTACCCGTACTGGTCTTTATACTGATGATACTTGATGGCGTGATCACCAGATTCGATGCTTCACTGCTGTTACTCCTAATGGGTGCATATCTTGTCTTTCTTCTTCAAGATGCCAAAAATATTCCTGAAGAGGATCTGGATGATCTTGATATAGGTACATTCTCCTGGACGAAGAGCATACTCATACTTGCGGGCGGATTTGTGCTTGTGATCATTGGTGCACATTTTACCGTTGAAAGCGCTTCGGACATCGCTAAAAGCTTTGGGATCTCAGAGTGGATCATCGGTATTATCATGGTTTCACTGGGTACCTCACTGCCGGAACTGGTTGTAAGTATCTCAGCAGCAGTCAAAGGGAAAGTCGATATGGCCATAGGGAATATCATCGGTTCAAATATGGCAAACACGTCTGTGGTCCTTGGTGCAGCAGCCTTCGCAAAACCTATGAGCATTGATGCACCTGCCTATATCTTTGATATCGCAACCATGATTGTTGCAACGCTTATTCTTGTATTTATTACAGCGAACAAACTCTACAACAAATCAGCAGGACTCAGCCTCATCATTATTTTAGGACTCTTTTTAAACAATACTTTACAAAACATGTAA
- the mrdA gene encoding penicillin-binding protein 2 codes for MRYKFIVLVFLVFWGVMITRLYHVSIKSNFYYEGLAKENIERKQFIKPVRGEITDVHGNLLAMNQIGFSLSIAPHLKVKNHQLEHVIDELLETFPDLNKTVMLKVYDKHNSPYNHDYIKVVDFIHYADMMGAYPKLSLLENIKIEAETKRYYPYGRYAAHIVGYTGRSNQKENEKDPVVNEVGKIGKSGLERYYNKVLEGELGYEISKVTATNKAIEILEKELPKDNKNIQLNIDIELQKMIYERFGEDTGVAVVMRTNGEVLAAVSYPSYDPNLFVGGISSKEWKALQDDVNYPFTNKFIHGTYPPGSTIKMGMALAFSEALPNSLGAPEYCNGHITLGSSKHKFRCWSRWGHGKVDLRKAIRESCDVYFYNKSLKVGIDAMAKHLRTFGLGVKTGVDLPREYSGVMPDKAWKMKRYKQPWYMGETVISSIGQGYDLVTPLQVARYTGLIATGSLARPFIAKEVDGKSIEPELKPLKFNTYYLNEIRKGMYEVCNVRGGTGYRTMSKLPIVVAGKTGTSQVTSIPQSTQKRLKEEELAYFHRSHAWITTYAPYEDPKYIVTVLVEHGGHGGSTAGPITADIYKWLYREGYFSAAGEAARDTDTKSAK; via the coding sequence ATGAGATATAAGTTTATTGTATTGGTCTTCCTTGTTTTTTGGGGTGTGATGATCACACGGCTCTATCATGTCAGTATCAAATCCAATTTCTACTATGAGGGATTGGCAAAAGAGAATATAGAAAGAAAACAGTTTATCAAACCTGTCAGAGGTGAGATCACGGATGTACACGGAAACCTCCTGGCGATGAACCAGATCGGTTTTTCACTCTCTATTGCACCACATTTGAAAGTGAAGAACCATCAACTGGAGCATGTCATCGACGAACTGCTTGAAACGTTTCCGGACCTCAATAAAACAGTGATGTTAAAAGTCTATGATAAACACAACTCACCTTACAATCACGACTATATCAAGGTCGTTGATTTTATACACTATGCAGATATGATGGGTGCCTATCCAAAGCTGAGTCTCCTAGAGAATATTAAAATAGAAGCAGAAACGAAACGTTATTATCCTTATGGAAGGTATGCCGCACACATCGTCGGATACACCGGAAGATCCAATCAAAAAGAGAATGAAAAAGACCCGGTGGTCAATGAAGTCGGCAAGATAGGGAAAAGTGGTCTGGAGCGCTATTATAATAAGGTACTGGAAGGTGAACTGGGATATGAGATCAGTAAAGTAACGGCAACGAACAAAGCCATAGAGATACTCGAAAAAGAACTTCCAAAAGACAACAAGAATATACAGCTCAATATAGACATAGAGCTTCAAAAGATGATCTATGAGCGTTTTGGAGAGGATACCGGTGTGGCAGTGGTCATGCGTACCAACGGTGAGGTCTTGGCAGCGGTCAGTTACCCTTCTTATGACCCTAATCTTTTTGTCGGCGGCATCAGCTCTAAAGAGTGGAAAGCCCTTCAGGATGATGTGAACTATCCCTTTACCAACAAATTTATACATGGAACCTATCCTCCGGGCTCAACGATCAAAATGGGTATGGCCCTGGCTTTTTCTGAAGCATTGCCTAATTCTCTTGGAGCACCGGAGTATTGTAACGGACATATTACACTGGGTAGCAGCAAGCACAAGTTCAGATGCTGGTCACGTTGGGGACATGGCAAAGTCGATCTCAGAAAAGCGATACGAGAGAGCTGTGATGTCTATTTCTACAATAAAAGTTTAAAAGTGGGGATCGATGCAATGGCCAAACACCTTCGTACATTTGGACTGGGTGTAAAAACAGGTGTGGACCTACCGCGTGAATACTCTGGAGTCATGCCGGATAAAGCCTGGAAGATGAAACGTTATAAACAGCCTTGGTATATGGGTGAGACAGTCATCTCTTCCATAGGCCAGGGGTATGACCTGGTGACACCTTTACAGGTAGCACGTTATACAGGTTTGATCGCTACGGGATCACTTGCCAGGCCGTTCATTGCCAAAGAAGTGGATGGTAAGAGCATAGAGCCTGAATTGAAGCCTTTGAAGTTTAACACCTATTATTTGAACGAGATCAGAAAAGGGATGTATGAAGTATGTAATGTGAGAGGCGGAACGGGCTACAGGACCATGAGCAAACTCCCTATCGTGGTTGCCGGTAAAACGGGTACCTCGCAAGTCACATCCATCCCCCAATCGACGCAAAAACGTTTAAAAGAGGAAGAGCTGGCCTATTTCCATCGTTCCCATGCCTGGATCACGACCTATGCGCCGTATGAAGATCCTAAATACATTGTGACAGTCCTGGTGGAACATGGAGGTCATGGGGGCAGTACGGCAGGTCCTATCACTGCAGATATCTATAAATGGCTCTATCGGGAAGGCTACTTTTCTGCAGCAGGAGAAGCTGCAAGAGACACAGATACGAAGAGCGCAAAATAA
- a CDS encoding N-acetyltransferase → MIELVKAKLSDIPAMQALVAPEVKDGIILNRTEDEVATNIRSYVLAKDGEKLVGYTALHIHSRRLAEIRSLIVDEAYRGQNVGQRMVQFTLEEAKNIGVEEDVLVLTYLPQFFLKLNFKEIDKEVIPEHKIWADCIKCIHFPICNEVALVYKLA, encoded by the coding sequence GTGATCGAACTTGTAAAAGCAAAACTGAGCGATATTCCTGCTATGCAGGCACTGGTCGCTCCTGAAGTAAAAGACGGGATCATCCTGAATCGTACGGAAGATGAAGTCGCGACCAATATACGCTCCTATGTCTTGGCAAAAGACGGTGAAAAACTTGTGGGGTATACAGCCTTGCATATACACTCCAGAAGATTGGCTGAGATCAGAAGCCTTATCGTAGATGAAGCATACCGTGGACAAAATGTAGGTCAGAGAATGGTACAGTTCACACTGGAAGAAGCGAAAAATATAGGTGTGGAAGAGGATGTACTTGTCTTAACCTACCTTCCTCAGTTCTTTCTAAAATTGAATTTTAAAGAGATCGACAAAGAGGTGATACCCGAACATAAGATCTGGGCGGATTGTATCAAGTGTATCCATTTTCCTATCTGTAATGAAGTAGCCTTGGTCTACAAATTAGCATAA
- the yihA gene encoding ribosome biogenesis GTP-binding protein YihA/YsxC — protein MSTPRVVEAAFIKSAQSIADSLPEDMSEVVFLGRSNVGKSSTLNALTQRKNLAKSSATPGKTQLINFFETRYLYNEQSYPVRFVDLPGFGYAKVSKSLKEVWQKNLVEFIQHRVSIRLFIHLRDARHPHAKIDDDVETYISEFIRPDQKYLTVFTKIDKLNQKERAKLKRDFPGSITLSNLKKNGHDRVHQMILKTIFGVGDESKSKNDTAEENEEKE, from the coding sequence GTGAGTACACCCCGAGTCGTAGAAGCGGCATTTATCAAGTCTGCACAGAGTATTGCAGATTCATTACCTGAAGATATGAGTGAAGTGGTCTTTTTGGGACGTTCCAATGTAGGGAAAAGTTCCACACTGAATGCATTAACGCAAAGAAAGAACCTGGCCAAAAGTTCAGCTACACCGGGGAAAACACAACTGATCAACTTTTTTGAAACAAGATATCTCTACAATGAGCAGAGTTACCCCGTACGTTTTGTGGACCTACCTGGATTCGGGTATGCAAAGGTTTCAAAGTCATTGAAAGAAGTATGGCAGAAGAACCTTGTTGAATTTATTCAGCATCGTGTCTCTATACGTCTTTTTATTCATCTTCGTGATGCCCGCCATCCGCATGCCAAGATAGATGATGATGTGGAAACGTATATCTCTGAATTTATTCGTCCTGATCAGAAATACCTGACAGTATTTACCAAGATCGATAAACTCAATCAAAAAGAGAGAGCAAAGCTCAAAAGAGACTTCCCCGGTTCTATAACACTCTCAAACCTGAAGAAGAATGGCCATGACAGAGTACATCAAATGATACTGAAAACGATTTTCGGTGTGGGTGATGAAAGTAAAAGTAAGAATGACACAGCAGAAGAGAATGAGGAAAAAGAGTGA
- the lptA gene encoding lipopolysaccharide transport periplasmic protein LptA → MHFFKIILLVMLTQALFAEKVEITSTSMEAEELKKEIHFIGNAKIKKGKDWLHADRAIVYFDDNNETKKYEAMGSVKFEFKKDEKHFKGSADKVEYNIAKSLYVLIGKAILDDLVKNSHLKGDKIILDMSTGSVDVKGNRKEPAKFIFEMKDK, encoded by the coding sequence ATGCATTTTTTTAAAATAATACTTTTAGTGATGCTCACACAGGCACTTTTTGCTGAAAAGGTAGAGATCACATCTACCTCTATGGAGGCAGAAGAGCTCAAGAAAGAGATACACTTCATCGGTAATGCCAAGATAAAAAAAGGGAAAGACTGGTTACATGCTGATAGAGCGATCGTCTACTTTGATGACAATAATGAAACAAAAAAATATGAAGCTATGGGATCAGTAAAGTTTGAGTTTAAAAAGGATGAAAAACATTTTAAAGGAAGTGCAGATAAAGTGGAGTACAATATTGCAAAATCACTTTATGTGTTGATCGGTAAAGCCATACTGGATGACCTGGTAAAGAATAGTCATCTCAAGGGTGATAAGATCATTCTTGATATGTCTACAGGAAGTGTAGATGTAAAAGGCAACCGTAAAGAGCCTGCGAAGTTTATTTTTGAAATGAAGGACAAATAG
- the lptC gene encoding LPS export ABC transporter periplasmic protein LptC — protein MGIKLEYILTIAIIGIISTALMLRLQNASVPGKVFTKELEFTDTTLTEVDTDTMKSRIFGTYGARDKGVLKVENIRYFDNNIKSLSADKGKLEGDMLRLDGHVVMQEHTGYRYETEHAIYNKKSEILHITAPFTGIRGQNIIKGKSLEYDARQKKATGQTVDTVFYTPEK, from the coding sequence ATGGGAATAAAATTAGAATATATACTGACCATTGCGATCATCGGGATCATATCCACGGCCCTCATGTTAAGGTTACAAAATGCATCTGTACCCGGTAAAGTATTTACCAAGGAACTTGAATTCACTGATACCACTTTGACGGAAGTCGATACTGACACTATGAAAAGTCGGATATTTGGTACATACGGGGCGAGAGACAAGGGTGTATTGAAGGTAGAGAACATACGCTATTTTGATAATAACATAAAGTCACTCTCTGCGGATAAAGGTAAACTTGAAGGTGACATGCTGCGGTTAGATGGTCATGTTGTCATGCAGGAACATACTGGCTATAGGTATGAAACAGAACATGCCATCTATAATAAAAAGAGTGAAATTTTACATATTACAGCACCTTTTACCGGTATAAGAGGTCAAAATATTATCAAAGGAAAAAGTTTGGAGTATGATGCACGCCAAAAAAAGGCTACCGGCCAGACTGTGGATACAGTATTTTATACACCTGAAAAGTAA